One Coregonus clupeaformis isolate EN_2021a chromosome 33, ASM2061545v1, whole genome shotgun sequence DNA window includes the following coding sequences:
- the LOC121549270 gene encoding uncharacterized protein LOC121549270 — protein sequence MASKIPRCGQSVRPAGSAAEMKRAAKKYDFKETAVPPDFNFFPKTVILKPLNENVPRKYVVAKVYKGPSTRYGQQQSELKGQNQLLVEANEELQKNLTERQQKVAQLEQRYSDLQGTNADIQKQLKDCHALLVAGNIDPVLGEKIGETAQQNEDKQREVVNVSQDLLRELQTFGDMATEQSAQLTEVQKIMKALTDSREHLVQERENFSLEVEEMEKALEEAEQLLLE from the exons ATGGCATCGAAAATTCCTAGATGCGGACAGA GTGTGCGACCTGCTGGCAGTGCTGCAGAAATGAAGAGGGCGGCCAAGAAATACGATTTCAAAGAGACAGCTGTACCGCCAGACTTCAATTTCTTTCCAAAAACTGTTATTCTCAAGCCTCTCAATGAGAACGTACCAAG aAAGTATGTTGTAGCTAAAGTGTATAAAGG CCCTTCCACCAGATATGGACAGCAGCAGTCAGAACTCAAGGGCCAGAATCAACTTTTAGTGGAAGCCAATGAGGAACTGCAGAAAAACCTTACAGAAAGACAG CAAAAAGTTGCCCAGCTGGAGCAACGATACAGTGACCTCCAAGGAACCAATGCAGACATCCAGAAACAACTGAAGGACTGCCATGCGCTACTAGTCGCTGGAAATATTGATCCAG TTTTGGGAGAGAAAATTGGAGAAACTGCACAGCAAAATGAGGATAAACAAAGAGAGGTGGTG AACGTATCCCAAGATCTGTTGCGTGAACTGCAGACATTTGGTGACATGGCAACAGAACAAAGTGCACAACTAACA GAAGTTCAAAAGATCATGAAGGCTCTCACCGATTCTCGGGAGCATCTGGTGCAGGAGAGGGAGAATTTCTCCTTGGAAGTTGAAGAAATGGAGAAGGCTCTTGAGGAAGCAGAGCAGCTATTATTGGAgtag